A region of the Myripristis murdjan chromosome 10, fMyrMur1.1, whole genome shotgun sequence genome:
ATAttaattacatttgtttttgtgagcaACAATGGATGAGAATAACTGGGTCTGTTAACTAGAAATCATTTTTGGAGCAGCTGTGTAATCATTACCTATGATGTTGAGGATAACAGGCACACTGGAGTCGGCCACATGTCTGAGGTTCAGCGCTGCTCCTGTCAGCTTCTCCTCATCAGACGGGACGTCCTgggaaacacagagggagagagcacaCCAGATCAAGGAACAGCTTTGATGCCAAAAAGTGCTCTGTAAAGAAAGGCAGGGAAGTGCttcttttcttaaaaataactaatGAAGGGACATTTGTATCCCACCTTGTCAGTGCtttctgttgtctgtgtgtggcttCTGCCAGCAGGTTGGTTTTCAGAAGGGGAGGCAGCGGAGAACAATGATTCTTCTGTGATTAATGAAAGAGCAAAGaaacattaattaatttatttatttttaactatttttgcTTTTCTAGGTAGGGATGTCACATGAATGAATACCAAAGTACTAGGTCAATACAAACAATTCAGAGAACCATACTAATACCAGTGTTTTTCACATTGGCAGTACTTGATAGATCACTCCGTAGGTCTTCTTATTCTCTAAGCCTGTatgttaaaacaaaatctgccattttttcTGGCTGAAATTAAATTCTGGCTTCATCAACTCCCTAGTCCTTGGTAAACATACTCACATAACATAAGACTAAACAAACCTATCAGAGGGGAATCTGGCCTCAGGTCTGCTCTCTGGTGGTCAGAGAAGGGACTGCCAGTGGTTAGATGGCCCTGCTCGGTGCTGCTGCTAGCACTGCCTTCACttccgctgctgctgctgctactgctgctgctgtcttgaGCCAGGGACTGaactctgctctgcctctctggcGCCCCCTGTAGACACAACACGCTCCTCCCTCTGGGCAAGACATCCCGTCTCGACACTGGAGAACATAGAAAGCAGCCAGAAAGCAGAGTCAGACTCATAAGTGGTTCAAATGGATTCAAAATGGATAATAGACCATCAAGATGCTTGAATGTCTATTATCGGAAACTAACTGGGCAAAGCACTTCCTGTGCCCAGATGAATAAAGtgaaccatcagacggcatcctGCATTGTGACACTGGTGTGAGGACTCACAGGTCTCCAGCACGATGCGGTAGCCACATTTGTGCAGGGTGGAGGAAGCAGCCAGAGCTCCAGGGGTCGGGCTGGGACTGGGCTCACTGCCTGAGGAGAACTGGGAGTGGATCCTCCTGCAGATCTGCATGAACAAAAGCGCTGCCGCACCCTGCAGAGAAACACCAACTCCActgtcatcaccatcatcaccatcgtcATGGGAATCAGAGGATTATCACAGCATTGGAGAGGGAATCTGACTAGAACAGTCAGGGATGTAAAACCAAAACTTTCTGATGAGATCACTAGGTGGTGCTCTAGGAATTCATCAACTAACTGCAGACTGGAAATCGGAGTTGGCAGAGCAGAACCCACTCTACTGTTAAATGCATTTAACCATAAATTACTtaggaaacacagagacagaagaacTGTATAAATTTAAGACTGTCAATTTACATTGTGGCACCTGAGGGTCGCATTTATTTTCAGCTGTAAGCATGaaattatactggaaaaaatgtgttttcgcTTTTGTTTACTGAGGGACCATTTTATATTTGGTTTGACTGTTAAACAATCTTAGGCAACATGTTGTGCTTGTGCCACTGAGTTTGGCGTATTGAATTAAGAGAACAGTGGCACTATTCCATTGTCACAAAATTTACTTTCAATCTCAATATATTTCATCAATTTTCAGATGATGATgtgaatttaaaatgtgaatttatcctattttgattatgtttatgtctgattttttttaaaacttgtatATTCTTTGAATTGTTGTgctattatgtttattttggaCAGAAAATCAGCTGCCCTCTTGGATGTAATAAAGTTTGTACTGTTCTGGCATTTTAGTGGTTGATGGCTGTATGGTGATTCATTGTGACGATTCGCTCGAGTGCTCTGAATTTGTTTTAACACTGTAAGCTTTCAAATCTACAAGGCCAGGCTAGCATGCAAAACAGCAAGCAGGTCCTTAGCATCTTTctagtaggaaaaaaaaaaatcacatttacagTAACATGCAAAGAAGATGACTACATGACAAGCTAATGACTTATTTCAATAGTTTGCTGACATCCAAAAATCAAGATATACAACAATCCCTAATGCATGTGAATCAGAGTGAGGTTGTGTATATTAGGGCTGAACAaaatggttatttatttattcatttatttttaaaataaaaattaatattgcaaatattttaACGGCTATTGTCCTGGTATATGAGTCACGGTTTTAGTGGGAATgctaatttttgcatcataaatttaattttcactgaaagaaaatattaaaatgatgatgatgtgattctTGCTGGGGTCTATactaaacaaacatattttcttaaATCTGAGGAATATAATTTGTAGGCCAGAGAATCTTCATTTATGATGGTATTTTGTAATACATTTTAACTCGTGAGATATAGATACGGCACTTGGCCATAATACGATCttgataatatttcaaataattgtTCAAGCCCAGCTTGTCTACACAGAGTCATAATACCTAGAAAATATGTCTCtcagcagtgtgtatgtgtttgcaagTGAACATGTAAGAGCAGGACATACCCATCCCACAGCATCCAGTGCTGTGTAACGCGGGAGCTCAGCGTAGCAGAACTGAGAcgtcttctgttttttcctcctctctccatcttcgcCCTTCTGAGAGCTGAGAGgccatgaaaatgtgaaaataagtTCAACCGAGCAATTTCTAACAATcgtatgtctgtctctcttttcattcTATTGTTTTAAGGCATCAAAGCAATGAGTCTGAATGAAGTTTGAGACATGCGGCTTTGTCCCTGCTTCCTTGACTAACCCTGTTGGTGCATATGACAGATGCTGCTGGATGATGCAACCATCTGCAAGGGTGGTAGCGAGCTCACTACGGGGGAAAGAGAGGGTTCAAAGAAGGGctaagtgaaagagaaaggatGGGAATGAGAGTGTGGGGGAAGTCTGCGAGGTCTGGCCATGTTTCAAAAGTTCTCTTTCATCAGCCGCTAATATGACCGTTGGTCTCAAAGCAAACTCCCGATGAGATAAAAGTCCTCTGAAACTTCTGCGTGACCCACAACCTTGAATGTGTTTGCAATGAAAGAGAGTGGACAGAGGCATGGAGGCTACCTGCTGTCAGAGGAGTGGCAGGAGGTGGAGAGAACCGTGGagctgctgatgacctcatcctCCACATGGTGGTTCTGGGGCAGTCGCAGGGGGGCGTTGCCATGGCACCGGTTCAAAACTGGAGGTggtgacagagaaaaaaaaccaaaacaaaacagcagaaattaGTTCTTGTCCCAACTACACTCAGAGAGCAGATATTGTGCCCACTCACAAATGCTCTGCACATGCAACAAGTGCACATTTACGATGTAACTGGTGGattcattacaaaataaaacaagaacaagaaatttttcaaaaaaagatACTGAAACAACAGAGTAATCCTCTGCTAAAAATTTACTGCACGTTCGCCTGTTACAGTTACGTGACGAGACCCTACAGATTCTGAATTACATTTCCATGCATTTCAGTGCATGCAAGGGAAAATAACATAAACAACATGAATAATAAACCATACTCATCACTAGTGTAGAGCAAAGCTGTGGCCCATGAGAACAGGGCATGGGTCTTATTTCAAACGCAGCCCATAtgatgacactcacacacttaaatatgaaaaactaaATCTTTTACAGATATATATGCAGCATTCCTGCAATATGTATTTGcaaatatgtgtattttattagctttaatatttaatatccacacagacttacacacattaaaaattacTACATTTACAATTTATTACTTTATGTATAGCCACCTTACGACATTATAATGCCTGCTAATGCCATATTAAGTACTTTACATAATTTTACCTGCAAGTTTAGGTGCGTTACACTTTACTTAAACCCATGTCAGTGGACAAGTGACAGTTAAAATCTGTACAGCCTCTCAGTTATGGTTGGTTAGTAGAAACTGGCACCACCAAATCAGGCGCTGGAAACAAGCCATTAATGGAAACGAGCCTCTAGCTTCAACCAAAATAAACCGGTTGTCAGCTGCCGACAGGAAGCGTCgctcatttccttttttacGTGCTTTCACTGTCCTTGTCTATTGTGCCGAAAGGCAGGGAAAAACGTAAAACACTggtcaaacaaaaaaacttattAATTCAAGACGTGGTTATAATCAATAACAACGTCGCGACCAAAGTCACATGGACAGCTGAGAGTTTAGTCAATGTCATTTCTCTCACCTCTTCCCACGAAGCCTTGAACCCTCCACatgtttcctcttctctcctacAGCGGCTTGAGCCGACGAGCTGAACTCAgattaaacatgttaaaatgaaTGTGGACTGTCTTCTGTCGCCATTGAACCTGGCAGGACAGGATGGGGCTTCGGCGCGAGCCCGTCACGAGTTGTTTTGGGAGACGACCAACCCGGAAGTAGCTGGGGTGATGCAAGTGCCAGCCTGAAGCTGAGGGCAGAGACTGGCTGTGCCTGCATGCCCGCCccccctctgcctctgattggctaatcctAACCCCCAATTTAGGAAGGCAACGattaccagccaatcagaggcagagtagggcgGGTTTGCAGGTCCAGTAAGTCAACTTAGTCTCTTCCCCTAAAGGCTGAGGAGCGTTTGCGGCGTGACACTGCCACCCTGCGGTAAGTCGGGCTAGGTATAATTTAGTTATGGCTAAGACTTGGGAAAAGCGCATGTGTCAAACTAGAGCCATGGAGAGTCAAGAGGCagcaggttttcactccaaccaaaaactccacctgATGATCACcacaccttcaagcagagagaagggactagTCAGTGAAATCATCTCCTATTCaagagtttttggttggaatgaaaacctgcagacaaTGCAATTTTAAAACTTACGTGTGTATGcgcgtatgtttgtgtgcatatgtctgagtgtgagtgtgtgtttgatagaAAGGAGTCATAGGTATAGGTTTAAGTTCAGCGACCATATaagaaaatataatattaaataatataacataataccAAATAAGTGTATTACAATGTGCTAAATGTCTGTTTTGGGAGGTAATAaggctgtgtttacatttttttatagACAGTGTCTCAAAATGAATACAGTAAAAATGCTTAGACCTGTACAGGATTCATTTTATAGGCAACTAGTAAACATCAGTGCATGCGGGTACACATGCAACAGTGTAAGCAAGGGGTATATTCTCACTGTGCCCTACCTTACAGCCTCACTAATGCTACTTGTTACAAAaggtcattattattattttaaattacagcTAGCTCATATACCTAACGTGACCTAACGGCACATTTTGACTGCCAATTCACACTCAATGCACGTCTCACAGTTTAGCCGTGCTGAAAAGGAGGCCGGATTAATTTTGAGTTGATTGGTAATCTTGAAAAGCCATAATTTGGTCAAAGGATGCTATGTTGGATATAAGTATAAAACAAGATGTTCAACTGTAATTTTTCTTCCCCAAGAATCATGAATAAGACATAAGAACTAGGCTTTTTGTCAGTCTGCAAGtaaaatttaattatttgtCCTTATTCACTAATTCATATTCACAGTCACGGGGGAGCTAGTTCACCGCAAGGCTAACACACAGTCGAATCCCAGGCTCCGATTCAGCTGATGTCAGAGTCTTTGCAGAAGGGAACTGACTTGGATGTGCAAACTCAGAAACACAGTAAACACCAGGGCTAAGATTTCTCCCCGGGCCAGATTTTTAGGGGCATGCTGGTCCTTTTCAGGAGCAGTTAAACTGAGCTATGAAATCATTTGTATGGCATATAAATGCACCCACCCACTGTGCAGAACTGAGATTTGTTTTATCTTAAATCTTGTGAACGGAATAACAATTAGAGTATTTTGTATGGCTTCAGGCTgtatattcatgtgttttttgatCAAAATCATTCGGCTGTTTTAAGCCAAAATATGCTGGTAAGAATCACCCAGCTGTATAGGATCCCATGATACTGTGAATAAATAACATAACAATAACATGTGAATAAATGACAACTCCACAGGATGCAATGGACaagagtgctttttttttttttttgctttgttatttttaacTTCAACGGCATGTTCTGGATGagctgtcagagaaaaaaaaccttattGCCATGAATTTCTGGACGTTTTCTGCATTTATCGTCAGGGCACTGTGGCTTTGAGCCTTGTACTCCTTGGTTGCTTGTAATCTAGACAATATGGGAAATTAGGCATATTTACTGTTGCACTAATTCACCCAGACCTTCTCAGAGGACAATGAAGTTACCCTGTAAATGTAATGtctctcagcacacacacacacacacacacacacacacacacacacacacacacacacacacacacttccatctCCAGTTAGGTTAGCAGTCATTTTCCATCACGGGCTGCAAAGTCACTTTTTCACAAAACATCCAACATCACCCTCTTTCCTGTGAATAATAGATCCTCTAACCCCTCTctacaaattaaaaatcattcctattcattgttattgtttttgttgttgttgatgttgttgttatgCTCTCATTGTAGCTCTTCTCAAAGGCCCCCATCTTCATTTACCTGCTGCACGATTGCTGAATTTCCTATAGCCTCAGGAAAGTATTAGCATCATGCTGTATCCCCATGCATCAAAACACAGTTGATCTTAATTCTACATGAGCTTTCAACACCTCAAATCATGTGGATTTGAGGCACTGAAGGGGATCCagacatctatctatctatctatctatctatctatctatctatctatctatctagattagtgtgtgtttcctcttgGAAAGACTGATGTAAATGCCAGTAAAGAGTTGGACAGAGGATCCATTCCTGAGCTCAGGGTTTGATTTGCTGGCCTGACGGACGGCAGTAAACTGTCCGGGGGTCATCAGTCACTCGGCGGCCCCGGGTCAAACTGTGACGCACGCCGTGACACttactggaaacacacactctttcaaaGAGACTGGGATAAAGGGGGGCAAGGAGAGACACGCAAATTGTGGAGTCAGATTGAACTGGGAACAATTCACTCCTTGAccagttgccatggtg
Encoded here:
- the dele1 gene encoding death ligand signal enhancer, which produces MWRVQGFVGRVLNRCHGNAPLRLPQNHHVEDEVISSSTVLSTSCHSSDSSSQKGEDGERRKKQKTSQFCYAELPRYTALDAVGWGAAALLFMQICRRIHSQFSSGSEPSPSPTPGALAASSTLHKCGYRIVLETLSRRDVLPRGRSVLCLQGAPERQSRVQSLAQDSSSSSSSSSGSEGSASSSTEQGHLTTGSPFSDHQRADLRPDSPLIEESLFSAASPSENQPAGRSHTQTTESTDKDVPSDEEKLTGAALNLRHVADSSVPVILNIIGLESAKTENYEAAFTCFLAAAEHGYNKAQFNTGVCYERGRGVRRDREKALHYYQQAAVQGHRQAQYRYAKLLLTSRGQKSMEALDTAIGLLEQAAADGLTEAQVCLASVFSQEPVRDGRKSVHYLKMAAERGDGTALLFLGQCYESGFGVQHNLMMAIDFYKRAARAGNSQAQSLLTPPSGTEEDAVLRSTRSAPCFFISDHLRQQLLSSLTNPVCPSSLPLLPHSWSTGSLGAQSALSSTSPHLHPHPQAQSTQGGPCQWTVGIG